From Rhodovastum atsumiense, a single genomic window includes:
- the otnK gene encoding 3-oxo-tetronate kinase produces the protein MPLLGCIADDFTGATDLASMLVRNGMRTVQLIGVPAEGSTVPDADAIVVALKSRTAPVEQAVADSLAALAWLRHAGCRQFFFKYCSTFDSTEDGNIGPVGDALIDALGSGFALACPAFPTNGRTVYQGHLFVGTALLNESGMEKHPLTPMTDANLVRVLGRQSRGTVGLVPFAIVEQGAAAIRRAMTALKEQGRRWAIVDAVTDAHLRAIGEAAAAHALVTGGSGVALGLPETFRARGLLAAIADPAALPTADGAAAVVAGSCSRTTLLQIGMARGQVPTLELDPLATPDAAALVRQAMDWAATKLGDRPVVIAASAPPERVAALQARLGRDAAGALVEHAIAGIAQGLVERGVRRLVVAGGETAGAVVTRLGLRSLRIGPEIDPGVPWTYAEGGAVPLRLALKSGNFGAPDFFLKAFAPAGEQPA, from the coding sequence ATGCCCTTGCTCGGCTGCATCGCCGACGACTTCACCGGAGCGACCGACCTCGCCTCCATGCTCGTGCGCAACGGCATGCGCACGGTCCAGCTCATCGGCGTGCCGGCAGAGGGCAGCACGGTCCCCGATGCGGATGCGATCGTCGTCGCGCTGAAGTCGCGCACGGCCCCGGTGGAACAGGCGGTCGCCGACAGCCTGGCGGCACTGGCATGGCTGCGCCACGCCGGTTGCCGGCAGTTCTTCTTCAAGTACTGCTCGACCTTCGACAGCACCGAGGACGGCAATATCGGGCCGGTGGGCGATGCGCTGATCGACGCCCTGGGCAGCGGCTTCGCGCTGGCCTGCCCGGCCTTCCCCACCAACGGCCGCACCGTCTACCAGGGGCATCTGTTCGTCGGCACGGCCCTGCTGAACGAGAGCGGCATGGAGAAGCATCCGCTCACGCCGATGACGGATGCCAACCTGGTGCGCGTGCTCGGCCGGCAGTCGCGCGGGACGGTCGGGCTGGTACCCTTCGCGATCGTCGAGCAAGGGGCGGCGGCGATCCGGCGCGCCATGACGGCGCTGAAGGAACAAGGACGGCGTTGGGCAATCGTCGATGCCGTGACCGATGCGCATCTGCGCGCAATCGGCGAAGCGGCGGCGGCGCATGCCCTTGTCACCGGCGGCTCCGGCGTGGCCCTCGGCCTGCCGGAGACCTTCCGCGCCCGCGGCCTGCTGGCGGCGATCGCCGATCCCGCTGCCCTGCCCACAGCCGACGGCGCGGCGGCGGTGGTCGCGGGATCCTGCTCGCGCACGACGCTGCTGCAGATCGGCATGGCGCGCGGGCAGGTGCCGACGCTTGAGCTTGATCCCCTGGCCACCCCGGACGCGGCCGCGCTGGTGCGGCAGGCCATGGACTGGGCGGCGACGAAACTGGGGGACCGGCCGGTGGTGATCGCCGCCTCCGCCCCGCCCGAGCGCGTGGCGGCGCTGCAGGCACGGCTTGGCCGCGATGCCGCCGGCGCGCTGGTCGAGCACGCGATCGCCGGCATCGCCCAGGGCCTGGTGGAGCGGGGCGTGCGCCGGCTGGTGGTAGCAGGCGGCGAGACCGCGGGCGCCGTGGTGACGCGGCTCGGTCTGCGGTCCCTGCGCATCGGGCCGGAGATCGACCCCGGCGTGCCCTGGACCTATGCCGAAGGCGGCGCGGTTCCCCTGCGGCTCGCCCTCAAGAGCGGCAATTTCGGTGCGCCCGATTTCTTCCTGAAGGCCTTCGCCCCGGCCGGGGAGCAGCCGGCATGA